A single Dehalococcoidia bacterium DNA region contains:
- a CDS encoding AarF/UbiB family protein encodes FMTTEVSGAVRRIVVATDRSPSADAAARWAANLARSQGADIVVVQVIVPPPSPNGAGAIVSPDRLDDALSSLTRFARELGGVRGRARVIVDDDPSTGILRAIEEEDADVVVVGNVGMSGRKEFLLGNVPNRVSHNARCTVIIVNTAAAEPEVSTAAVGVTPERRLLRRAWRLGRIMARAGMRELLTRPSTDERAIRERARRFRDALDASGPTFAKLGQILSTRPDLIPPSFLEELQTLQEQVTPLTQAEVVAAMEKELRVPWEDVFASIDPVPLAAGTIAQVHRATLESGERVVVKVQRPTAEQDIMDDLGLLEMFVQRAGDRPAFRRVFDLPAIIDHLSQSLRRELDFRQEAANIRRMRDVLAPYSRLEVPLVYEAYSTPRLLVMQEVQGGPVTSAPERPERREAARQLLESFYSQILTEGFFHADPHPGNLKWWDGKIYFLDLGMVGEVEASIRELMLLLLLAFAQEDASFLAEVVLMLAGSAKPGQDVDVGSFREEVGRMVEKYRRLSLRELQLGPILQEITEIGLRHRVPVPASLMLSGKAFAQMQLIAADLDPTLDPFAVAGSFVMRHTLGRLSAAVDPRRVMYEGQKAWVRIMRFIEAIEGLTGARPGGNLQVNFRGTENLEETIGRSARQLSLALAISASILGTAMSANSQRVPKWLPATLGAAGSAMTGMLLLELRRRPKK; translated from the coding sequence CCGACATCGTAGTCGTGCAGGTCATCGTCCCGCCGCCTTCGCCGAACGGCGCCGGGGCTATCGTGTCCCCGGACCGCCTGGATGACGCCCTGTCATCGCTGACCCGCTTCGCGCGTGAGCTGGGTGGCGTCCGCGGCCGTGCGCGCGTCATCGTCGACGATGACCCCTCGACGGGCATCCTGCGCGCGATCGAAGAAGAAGACGCCGATGTCGTCGTTGTCGGCAACGTGGGCATGAGCGGGCGCAAAGAGTTCCTGCTCGGGAACGTCCCCAACCGCGTCTCGCACAACGCGCGCTGCACCGTGATCATCGTCAACACGGCTGCCGCCGAGCCTGAAGTTTCCACCGCCGCCGTGGGCGTGACTCCGGAGCGCCGCCTTCTGAGGCGCGCCTGGCGCCTGGGGCGCATCATGGCGCGCGCCGGCATGCGGGAGCTGCTGACCCGTCCCTCTACCGACGAGCGGGCGATCCGCGAGCGGGCGCGCCGGTTCCGCGACGCGCTGGACGCGTCCGGCCCGACATTCGCCAAGCTCGGCCAGATCCTCTCGACCCGGCCCGACCTCATACCGCCGTCCTTCCTCGAGGAGTTGCAGACCCTTCAGGAACAAGTCACCCCTCTCACCCAGGCCGAGGTAGTCGCAGCGATGGAGAAGGAGCTGCGCGTGCCCTGGGAGGACGTCTTTGCGAGCATCGACCCCGTGCCCCTGGCGGCAGGCACCATCGCCCAGGTGCACCGGGCGACCCTGGAGAGCGGCGAACGGGTGGTCGTGAAGGTCCAGCGGCCGACCGCCGAGCAGGACATCATGGACGACCTTGGCCTGCTGGAGATGTTCGTGCAGCGGGCCGGGGACAGGCCTGCCTTTCGGCGGGTCTTCGACCTTCCAGCGATCATCGACCACCTGTCTCAGTCCCTGCGCCGCGAACTGGACTTCCGGCAGGAGGCTGCGAACATCCGTCGCATGCGCGACGTGCTCGCCCCGTACTCACGGCTCGAAGTGCCGCTGGTCTATGAGGCCTACTCGACTCCGAGGCTGCTCGTGATGCAGGAAGTCCAGGGCGGCCCCGTGACCTCGGCGCCAGAGAGGCCTGAGCGGCGTGAAGCCGCGCGCCAGCTCCTCGAGTCCTTCTACAGCCAGATCCTCACCGAAGGCTTCTTCCACGCCGACCCCCACCCGGGCAACCTCAAGTGGTGGGACGGCAAGATCTACTTCCTGGACCTCGGCATGGTCGGCGAGGTGGAGGCCTCGATCCGGGAGTTGATGCTCCTCCTCCTGCTCGCCTTCGCGCAGGAAGACGCGTCCTTTCTCGCCGAGGTCGTGCTCATGCTCGCTGGCAGCGCCAAGCCGGGCCAGGATGTCGACGTTGGCTCCTTCCGCGAGGAAGTCGGCCGCATGGTGGAGAAGTATCGGCGCCTTTCCCTGCGAGAGCTGCAGTTGGGCCCGATCCTGCAGGAGATAACCGAGATCGGCCTCCGGCACCGCGTCCCCGTGCCGGCGTCGCTGATGCTCAGCGGTAAAGCCTTCGCCCAGATGCAGCTCATCGCGGCGGACCTCGACCCTACGCTCGACCCCTTCGCGGTCGCCGGCTCCTTCGTGATGCGCCACACGCTCGGCCGGCTCTCGGCCGCGGTAGACCCTCGGCGCGTGATGTACGAGGGTCAGAAGGCCTGGGTTCGCATCATGCGGTTCATCGAGGCGATCGAGGGTCTGACGGGCGCCCGGCCCGGCGGGAACCTGCAGGTGAACTTTCGCGGCACGGAGAACTTGGAGGAGACCATTGGCCGGTCCGCGCGCCAGCTCTCCCTGGCGCTCGCGATCAGCGCCTCCATCCTCGGTACCGCGATGTCCGCGAACTCCCAGCGGGTGCCGAAGTGGCTGCCAGCGACTCTGGGCGCCGCGGGCAGCGCGATGACGGGCATGCTTCTGCTGGAGTTGCGCCGCCGGCCGAAGAAGTAG
- a CDS encoding AAA family ATPase produces the protein MKRILITGMSGTGKSTVVKELAARGFKAVDIDHPDWSEYREVTLTPGGPPVREWLWREGRVRDLLAAEDADVLFISGCAANQGQFYSGLDHVVLLSAPVDVMLRRLATRNTNSFGKSAEEREKILRDREEIEPLLRRRATLEIDTSAPLEEVVARLVALASEPQGSPARVTSPARGGTRRRRRPPG, from the coding sequence GTGAAGCGAATCCTCATAACCGGCATGTCCGGGACCGGTAAGTCCACCGTCGTCAAAGAGCTTGCGGCGCGGGGCTTCAAGGCCGTCGACATCGACCATCCGGACTGGTCCGAGTATCGCGAGGTCACCCTTACTCCGGGCGGGCCGCCGGTCCGCGAATGGCTGTGGCGCGAAGGCCGAGTGCGTGACCTTCTCGCGGCCGAGGACGCGGACGTCCTGTTCATCAGCGGCTGCGCTGCCAACCAGGGACAGTTCTACAGCGGCCTCGACCACGTCGTCCTGTTGAGCGCGCCCGTAGACGTGATGTTGCGGAGGCTGGCCACCCGCAACACGAACTCCTTCGGCAAAAGCGCGGAGGAGCGAGAGAAGATACTGCGCGACCGCGAGGAGATCGAGCCGCTCCTGCGCCGGCGGGCCACCCTCGAGATCGACACGAGTGCGCCCCTCGAAGAGGTGGTGGCTAGGTTGGTGGCGCTTGCGAGCGAGCCTCAGGGCAGTCCGGCGCGCGTCACGTCGCCAGCCCGTGGCGGTACGCGTAGGAGACGGCGTCCGCCCGGTTAG
- a CDS encoding ester cyclase encodes MAGDYRKLREQVMAIARDIGSLDRDGLRGQLDQLLSPEARWDSDVFIDGAGDRAAFASLLEDVKVAFPDLALEITSTYESEREGEVAFEAVVTGTNHGFLANAGPTRRPVRLLVNGVIVFAEDQRIARLRTTWNCAYLMAQLGIRAHMRADPPRRSLSAS; translated from the coding sequence ATGGCTGGCGATTATCGGAAGCTCAGAGAACAGGTGATGGCGATTGCCCGCGACATTGGCTCGCTCGATCGCGATGGCCTGCGCGGCCAACTGGACCAACTCCTTTCCCCGGAGGCGCGCTGGGACTCGGACGTGTTCATCGACGGCGCCGGCGACCGGGCTGCCTTCGCGAGCCTCCTCGAAGACGTCAAAGTGGCCTTCCCGGACCTGGCCCTGGAAATAACGTCGACGTACGAGAGCGAGCGCGAGGGCGAAGTCGCCTTCGAGGCTGTGGTCACGGGCACCAATCATGGCTTCCTGGCCAATGCCGGCCCGACCCGCCGCCCGGTGCGGCTTCTCGTGAATGGGGTCATCGTCTTCGCTGAAGACCAGCGCATAGCGCGGCTGCGCACGACCTGGAATTGCGCCTACCTGATGGCGCAGTTGGGCATCAGGGCGCACATGCGGGCTGACCCACCTCGCCGCAGCCTGAGCGCCAGTTGA
- a CDS encoding serine hydrolase → MIDDRPSIDSRGHAWTVFFGVAAISIGLLVVTSRLLSAFEGTAAAPAGEPVTFTVAGGLAPPRSLTSQHHLDLQDSDLEPAAATSSGVPAAEASETAAACGGGCPGDGGSSPKDAADVGAAAPPSQAPRTAAVPTVAPPAAAVVPPPAVSAASYAIIERSCGAAVAGKNENARLAPASVTKIVTAMVVAERADLNRVVEVRDVSAKWMIRHTDSSVMGIEPGMRFSVRDLMYGLLLPSGNDAALALADAVSGGVPGFVAAMNQKASELGMVNTHFSNPHGLDQPGHFSTALDMARAGRAFLNNGVLAAMSVQPQYETPGDVRILMKNGNRLLQTYPGAFGVKIGYTTNARQTIVAAAARDGRELVLAVFSSEDRYADSAALFDWAFANTANACR, encoded by the coding sequence ATGATCGACGACAGGCCATCCATCGACTCTCGCGGCCACGCCTGGACGGTCTTCTTTGGTGTGGCGGCCATCTCCATCGGACTGCTGGTCGTGACGTCGCGCCTGCTGTCCGCCTTCGAGGGAACAGCGGCGGCGCCGGCGGGCGAACCGGTGACGTTCACGGTTGCCGGGGGCCTGGCCCCGCCCAGGTCCCTGACGTCTCAGCATCACCTTGACCTGCAGGACTCCGACCTCGAGCCGGCAGCGGCCACATCCTCCGGGGTCCCGGCCGCCGAGGCGTCGGAGACAGCTGCCGCCTGCGGCGGCGGATGCCCTGGGGATGGAGGCTCTTCTCCGAAAGACGCCGCTGACGTAGGCGCCGCGGCGCCGCCATCCCAGGCCCCGCGGACGGCTGCAGTCCCCACGGTTGCGCCTCCGGCAGCAGCCGTCGTGCCGCCGCCGGCAGTGAGCGCGGCTTCGTACGCCATCATCGAGCGCTCCTGCGGCGCGGCCGTCGCCGGCAAGAACGAGAACGCGCGGCTGGCGCCGGCCAGCGTCACGAAGATAGTCACGGCGATGGTGGTCGCCGAGCGCGCCGACCTCAACCGCGTGGTGGAGGTCCGTGACGTAAGCGCGAAGTGGATGATCAGGCACACGGACTCATCGGTGATGGGGATCGAGCCTGGCATGCGCTTCAGCGTGCGCGACCTCATGTACGGCCTCCTGCTCCCGAGTGGCAATGACGCTGCCCTCGCCCTGGCAGACGCGGTCTCTGGAGGCGTGCCGGGATTCGTAGCCGCCATGAACCAGAAGGCCAGTGAGCTGGGCATGGTGAACACGCACTTCAGCAACCCGCACGGCCTGGACCAGCCCGGTCACTTCTCCACAGCGCTGGACATGGCCCGCGCCGGCCGCGCGTTTCTGAACAACGGCGTGCTGGCGGCGATGAGCGTCCAGCCTCAGTACGAAACCCCAGGCGATGTCCGGATCCTGATGAAAAACGGCAACCGGCTTCTCCAGACGTACCCGGGCGCCTTCGGCGTCAAGATCGGCTACACCACTAACGCCAGGCAGACGATCGTGGCGGCCGCGGCCCGTGACGGCAGGGAACTCGTGCTTGCCGTCTTCAGCAGTGAGGACCGCTACGCAGACTCCGCTGCCCTCTTCGACTGGGCCTTCGCCAACACGGCGAACGCCTGCCGCTAG
- a CDS encoding response regulator: protein MRPERPAVLVIDDEPAIGRMLTVLLNSLGCETLVSPTAEDALARLDRFEPRLMFVAVRLPGIDGVQFVEHVRSDSRLSRTPVYLMSAFDEPAFHAGDGFVPKPFDVDVVYDIVQREVFAAGS, encoded by the coding sequence GTGCGACCGGAGAGACCGGCCGTCCTCGTCATCGATGATGAACCGGCAATCGGCCGGATGCTCACCGTCCTGCTGAACAGCCTGGGCTGCGAGACGCTCGTCTCGCCTACCGCTGAGGACGCGCTGGCGCGGCTTGACCGCTTCGAGCCGCGCCTGATGTTCGTAGCGGTGCGCCTCCCAGGCATAGACGGCGTCCAGTTCGTGGAGCACGTCCGCTCGGACTCCCGGCTCAGCAGGACCCCTGTCTATCTGATGTCCGCGTTCGACGAGCCGGCCTTCCACGCCGGTGACGGCTTCGTCCCGAAGCCCTTCGATGTCGACGTCGTGTACGACATCGTCCAGCGCGAGGTCTTCGCGGCGGGCTCCTGA
- a CDS encoding transglycosylase domain-containing protein — protein MAASRARSALDPGGKPALKAFAAAAGRFAAGLAAVLVVGLIVVVALAIALYRSYAADFVPPEEAAVNRPSAGARVYDRNGVLLYQYVDDREGLRNPVRLSDVSAAFLAATIATEDFNFFSNPGVNHKGLVRAALENLNPFQDDKDLLEGAGGSSITQQLVKNVYISPEDRTKRSIDRKMREVVYALELTKRYPKKQILEWYVNQINYGGVYSGVEAASQGYFGKPAKDLTLAEAALLAGIPQSPASYDPRTSLQAAIERRNDVLALLASHPRIAIGQDVYFVPDQAEIQAAMQEPVEVLPPRFPIEAPHFVLTYVGPQLEAMYGRSAVLHDGLIVTTSLDLELQRRSQEILERWIQAFEASSNTHNGAMMIMTPDNGEVLVMIGSRDYYREDIDGQVNNLLARNSPGSSFKPFVYLTTFLELGWSPGTIIQDSPITYREVNGDVFQPQNPTVNSYRGNISIRDALGNSLNVPAFKAAQIVGVDKVVQQAKKLGFTTLVGQYGPSIAIGGVDLTPAELTYGYTVLANGGVMVGQDAVAPGRPDLSQLQPVSILRVTDARGEVRFDIERERRKRRILPEEHAFLVTNILTDPRATCVTFGCGGIQVPGYQVAVKTGTSQPYDPRGPNRGKIGETWAFGYTRDFVVGVWAGNSDNSPLVNILSTSISFRAMRDAMLAAYAGRPQTPWEQPAGVARSRTCMHAPALPSTVFAPAPGAPALRTGASRPGQCADDWVVRGGNDGAARQEPPPLEVPPGMRAVDRRTGMPAEPTTPTEFVELRPVETPEAPQPAPQQPEPTRAAPAGGSAAIASPGGGSVSGAVVVRGTASSPDMLYYRLEYSGPSGVWSSIGQWSTPVVSDALATWSTAGLPPGQYTLRLTVQDAVRGPIVATVTVNVSR, from the coding sequence TTGGCAGCGAGCCGAGCCCGCAGTGCGCTCGATCCTGGCGGCAAGCCGGCCCTGAAGGCGTTCGCGGCGGCTGCAGGCAGGTTCGCGGCCGGCCTGGCCGCCGTGCTGGTTGTGGGCCTGATCGTCGTGGTGGCCTTGGCCATCGCGCTGTACCGCAGCTATGCGGCCGACTTTGTGCCGCCGGAAGAGGCGGCGGTCAACAGGCCGTCGGCCGGCGCGCGGGTCTACGACCGCAACGGCGTCCTCCTCTACCAGTACGTCGATGACCGCGAAGGTCTGCGCAATCCGGTCAGGTTGTCCGACGTAAGCGCGGCTTTCCTGGCCGCGACGATCGCCACGGAGGACTTTAACTTCTTCAGCAACCCGGGCGTCAACCACAAGGGGCTCGTCCGTGCCGCGCTGGAAAACCTGAACCCCTTCCAGGACGACAAGGACCTGCTTGAGGGCGCGGGCGGCAGCTCCATCACCCAGCAGCTGGTAAAGAACGTCTACATATCTCCCGAGGACAGGACAAAGCGATCCATCGACCGAAAGATGCGAGAGGTCGTGTATGCCCTGGAGCTTACGAAGCGATATCCGAAGAAGCAGATCCTGGAATGGTACGTCAACCAGATCAACTACGGCGGCGTCTACTCCGGGGTCGAAGCGGCCAGCCAGGGGTACTTCGGCAAGCCGGCCAAGGACTTGACGCTCGCCGAGGCGGCCCTGCTCGCCGGCATCCCGCAGTCGCCGGCTTCCTACGACCCACGCACCTCGCTACAGGCCGCCATCGAGCGGCGCAACGACGTGCTGGCGCTGCTCGCCAGCCATCCGCGCATCGCCATCGGGCAGGACGTCTATTTCGTACCGGACCAGGCTGAGATCCAGGCGGCGATGCAGGAGCCCGTCGAGGTGCTTCCTCCCAGGTTCCCGATCGAGGCGCCGCATTTTGTCCTGACCTACGTCGGCCCGCAGTTGGAGGCAATGTATGGACGCAGCGCCGTCCTGCACGACGGCCTCATCGTGACGACGTCCCTGGACCTCGAACTGCAGAGGCGCTCGCAGGAGATCCTCGAGCGCTGGATACAGGCCTTCGAGGCAAGCTCTAACACCCACAACGGCGCGATGATGATCATGACCCCGGACAACGGTGAGGTCCTCGTCATGATCGGTTCCCGCGACTATTACCGCGAGGACATCGACGGACAGGTAAACAACCTTCTCGCCCGGAACTCGCCGGGGTCGTCCTTCAAGCCTTTCGTGTATCTGACCACCTTTCTGGAATTGGGGTGGAGCCCTGGCACGATCATCCAGGACTCGCCCATCACCTACCGGGAAGTGAACGGCGACGTCTTTCAGCCCCAAAACCCAACCGTAAACAGCTATCGGGGCAACATCTCCATCCGCGACGCCCTCGGCAATTCCCTGAACGTCCCCGCCTTCAAGGCTGCCCAGATCGTCGGCGTGGACAAGGTAGTGCAGCAGGCGAAGAAGTTGGGCTTCACGACCCTGGTGGGCCAGTACGGCCCTTCGATCGCCATCGGCGGAGTCGACCTCACCCCGGCGGAACTGACTTACGGGTACACGGTCCTGGCGAACGGAGGCGTGATGGTTGGCCAGGACGCGGTCGCGCCCGGCAGGCCGGACCTGAGCCAGCTCCAGCCTGTCTCGATCCTGCGCGTCACCGACGCTCGCGGCGAAGTGCGGTTCGACATCGAACGCGAGCGCCGGAAGCGGCGGATCTTGCCCGAAGAGCACGCCTTTCTCGTGACGAATATCCTCACGGACCCGCGAGCAACCTGCGTGACCTTCGGTTGTGGCGGCATCCAGGTGCCCGGCTACCAGGTGGCCGTGAAGACCGGCACCAGCCAACCCTACGACCCGCGGGGCCCGAACCGCGGCAAGATAGGCGAAACATGGGCCTTCGGCTACACGCGCGACTTCGTGGTCGGCGTTTGGGCGGGCAATTCCGACAACAGTCCTCTCGTCAACATATTGAGCACCTCGATCTCCTTCCGCGCCATGCGTGACGCGATGCTGGCCGCATACGCCGGCCGCCCTCAGACGCCGTGGGAGCAGCCGGCGGGCGTGGCGAGATCGCGCACGTGCATGCATGCCCCGGCCTTGCCGTCCACGGTGTTCGCGCCGGCGCCGGGCGCGCCCGCCCTGAGGACGGGCGCCAGCCGCCCGGGCCAGTGCGCCGACGACTGGGTTGTGCGTGGCGGTAACGATGGCGCCGCGAGACAAGAGCCGCCGCCCCTCGAGGTCCCACCGGGCATGCGGGCGGTCGACAGGCGCACCGGCATGCCGGCCGAGCCTACGACGCCGACGGAGTTCGTCGAGCTGCGCCCGGTGGAGACGCCCGAAGCCCCGCAGCCGGCTCCTCAGCAGCCGGAGCCGACGCGCGCGGCGCCAGCGGGCGGCTCCGCGGCCATCGCGTCACCCGGCGGAGGCAGCGTCTCCGGCGCCGTCGTGGTTCGCGGTACCGCGTCCAGCCCCGACATGCTCTACTATCGCCTCGAATACTCCGGGCCGAGCGGAGTCTGGTCGTCGATCGGCCAGTGGAGTACGCCTGTCGTCAGTGACGCCCTGGCGACCTGGTCCACTGCCGGCCTTCCTCCGGGCCAGTACACCCTTCGCCTCACGGTCCAGGACGCCGTGCGGGGCCCGATCGTCGCGACCGTAACGGTCAACGTATCGCGCTGA
- a CDS encoding AAA family ATPase, translated as MVATKNPPFVGRLRELEVLTRIISRALAGEPQVALLQGEAGIGKSRLLREASQIAAARDAEVVQIRFLEDPAPPLEPFIASLAPLLEDLPDWDDQVVSRWRAASGEDEARVARGALFQALSSGLQRLGRGRPLLLALDDLQWADAASLDLLEHLVFWFGAGAARAKVAVAVLAAHRRPEPEGAFARAVARLRREDICTRLDLRRLGRFEVDAIARGLGVADPSPQLVDWLFRTSEGNAFMAVELATAVARNGVPADQGVPLPRELTAPALARLQGVGPACRDLVMTAAVLGQRISLALLAAVSGREEGEVASLLAEAEDAGLGFLHGEAFEFEHPLLRAALYRRQAPSRRRELHLLAARRLQESGATADPALVTEVAHHLVEAGPLAPADSLARFARAAGDAARSALAWADAARFYRALLESPAAQGLDPAGRADVQYAYGYVLHSEGDLASARAMYQAAAAAYEQLGNRAALAKALIEKVNAELQPGGPGVSPDIRPLEQLLATLEDSDPLVAPVCAQLADAYFFTGNAEAGRERALRAAGAAAQAGDAKSGMYANLTLGRIALQAMDVDASVAYYRESLRLARLGPDAWQRTAPLQRAPNALLAQGRLDEAEALAREGFESGLECGTYGGAALAAATLAGVETLRGDFDAAERLCAEGLHLVRRSGYRWALPALASALVGARVASGAAALAREALDSLFEGAGGARSLRAYIDAHEAVVEGRLPPADSRLALRWRGDMDDLPNLCAAVDALHLAGRLPEDPRTYAALKAACDEGGVRFEPGLPFLVPRILGLLASAAGLQREARDHFGRAIEIASATGAKLELARTRLDLARALAQAGAAREAREQAEAAAALVAGLRSRTLTAIAHSLASSLGMAKAPERSPGGLTYHEEAVLEQYAAGRPAEAIAGSLAMSPSTVQSTLEVAQAKVGVTDPGSAAGFLVASPAAGRRRAAAVILFTDVVESVQLTEKLGDEAAHEVVRRLHEALRNAILEHSGEVVPGVLLGDGLLATFASASQALAAALEIRRKAESQGVSLHIGLHAGDVIREGAVISGGAVNIAARIRDACPPGSILASSTVRELAMTSSGAVFEDLGMQTLRGIAEPRRLYAVHPASQRPASYPDRLSEREVEVLKLLAAGRSNQQIADELVISLNTVLRHVSNIYAKVGAANRADAVSYAYRHGLAT; from the coding sequence GTGGTCGCGACGAAGAACCCACCCTTCGTCGGTAGGCTTCGTGAGCTCGAAGTCCTGACCCGGATCATCAGCCGCGCCCTTGCCGGGGAGCCCCAAGTCGCGCTGCTGCAGGGTGAGGCCGGGATCGGCAAGTCACGCCTGCTCCGAGAGGCCAGCCAGATCGCCGCCGCCAGGGACGCCGAGGTCGTACAGATCCGCTTCCTCGAGGACCCGGCGCCCCCGCTCGAGCCCTTCATCGCGTCCCTTGCCCCGCTGCTCGAAGACCTGCCGGACTGGGACGATCAGGTTGTCTCGCGCTGGCGTGCTGCCTCCGGCGAAGACGAGGCGCGCGTGGCCCGCGGGGCCCTTTTCCAGGCCCTCTCGTCTGGCCTGCAGCGCCTGGGCCGGGGGCGTCCGCTCCTTCTCGCCCTTGACGACCTGCAGTGGGCGGACGCGGCCTCGCTCGACCTCCTGGAGCACCTCGTGTTCTGGTTCGGCGCCGGTGCCGCCAGGGCCAAGGTGGCGGTCGCCGTGCTTGCGGCGCACCGGCGCCCGGAGCCCGAAGGGGCGTTCGCTCGTGCTGTCGCCCGCCTTCGCCGGGAGGACATCTGCACGCGGCTGGACCTCCGGCGGTTGGGACGCTTCGAGGTGGACGCTATTGCCCGCGGCCTGGGAGTGGCGGACCCATCGCCGCAGCTCGTCGACTGGCTCTTCCGGACGAGCGAAGGCAACGCCTTCATGGCTGTCGAGCTGGCTACCGCCGTCGCCCGCAACGGCGTCCCGGCCGATCAGGGGGTGCCGTTGCCGCGCGAGCTCACGGCGCCGGCCCTGGCGCGCCTTCAAGGAGTCGGGCCGGCATGCCGGGACCTCGTCATGACCGCGGCGGTGCTGGGCCAGCGGATATCGCTGGCGCTCCTCGCCGCCGTCAGCGGGCGCGAGGAAGGAGAGGTCGCCTCGTTGCTAGCGGAGGCGGAGGACGCCGGGCTTGGCTTTCTCCACGGCGAGGCCTTCGAGTTCGAGCACCCTCTGCTCCGCGCCGCCCTCTACAGGCGCCAGGCTCCCTCGCGGAGGCGCGAACTCCACCTCCTCGCCGCGCGGCGCCTGCAGGAGAGCGGTGCGACCGCGGACCCGGCCCTTGTGACGGAGGTCGCGCACCATCTGGTGGAGGCCGGGCCGCTTGCCCCCGCCGACTCGCTCGCCCGCTTCGCCAGGGCTGCCGGGGACGCCGCCCGGTCGGCACTTGCCTGGGCGGACGCGGCGCGCTTCTATCGCGCCCTGCTGGAGAGCCCCGCGGCCCAGGGCCTCGACCCTGCGGGCCGCGCGGACGTGCAGTACGCCTACGGTTACGTGCTTCACAGCGAGGGCGACCTCGCCTCGGCGCGGGCGATGTACCAGGCCGCGGCCGCCGCTTACGAGCAGCTGGGCAACAGGGCGGCGCTGGCGAAAGCACTGATCGAAAAGGTGAACGCCGAGCTCCAACCCGGAGGCCCGGGCGTGTCACCGGACATACGGCCTCTCGAGCAGCTCCTTGCCACCCTCGAAGACAGCGACCCACTCGTCGCTCCCGTCTGTGCTCAGCTGGCGGATGCCTACTTCTTCACTGGAAACGCCGAGGCGGGGAGAGAGCGGGCGCTGCGCGCCGCAGGGGCAGCCGCTCAGGCGGGCGACGCGAAGTCCGGCATGTACGCCAATCTGACCCTCGGCCGCATTGCCCTCCAGGCGATGGACGTCGATGCCTCGGTCGCGTACTACCGGGAATCGCTCCGACTGGCCCGGCTCGGACCGGATGCCTGGCAGCGTACGGCGCCGCTCCAGCGTGCGCCCAATGCGCTGCTCGCCCAGGGACGTCTGGACGAGGCGGAAGCTCTGGCGCGAGAGGGGTTTGAGAGCGGCCTGGAGTGCGGCACCTACGGCGGCGCGGCGCTGGCCGCCGCCACCCTAGCCGGCGTCGAGACGCTGCGCGGGGACTTTGACGCGGCGGAGCGCCTTTGCGCCGAGGGCCTGCACCTGGTCAGGCGCTCCGGCTACCGGTGGGCCCTTCCGGCGCTCGCCTCCGCCCTCGTCGGCGCCCGCGTTGCTTCTGGCGCGGCAGCGCTGGCCCGTGAAGCTCTCGACTCTCTTTTCGAAGGGGCCGGTGGCGCTCGCTCCCTTCGCGCTTACATCGATGCGCATGAGGCCGTTGTCGAAGGCCGCTTACCCCCGGCCGATTCCCGCCTCGCTCTGCGCTGGCGGGGCGACATGGACGACCTTCCCAACCTCTGCGCCGCCGTGGACGCGCTGCACCTGGCGGGCAGGCTTCCGGAGGACCCGCGCACGTACGCTGCCTTGAAAGCGGCCTGCGATGAGGGAGGCGTGCGCTTTGAGCCCGGCCTCCCCTTCCTGGTGCCGCGCATTCTCGGCCTTCTCGCCTCCGCCGCCGGGCTGCAGCGCGAGGCGCGCGACCACTTTGGCCGCGCCATCGAGATTGCATCCGCGACCGGCGCGAAGTTGGAGCTCGCGCGGACGCGTCTGGACTTGGCCCGTGCGTTGGCGCAGGCTGGCGCGGCCCGGGAGGCGCGAGAACAGGCGGAGGCGGCGGCGGCGCTGGTCGCCGGACTTCGTTCCCGGACGCTTACCGCCATCGCCCACTCGCTGGCATCGAGCCTGGGCATGGCGAAAGCCCCTGAGCGGTCGCCCGGCGGCCTCACTTATCACGAAGAAGCGGTGCTCGAGCAGTACGCCGCTGGCCGCCCCGCGGAAGCGATAGCAGGCAGCCTGGCGATGAGTCCCTCGACGGTCCAGTCGACGCTGGAGGTGGCGCAGGCCAAGGTCGGCGTTACCGACCCGGGCTCGGCGGCCGGATTCCTCGTTGCCTCGCCGGCGGCCGGCAGACGGCGCGCCGCTGCCGTCATCCTTTTCACGGATGTAGTCGAATCCGTGCAGCTCACCGAGAAGCTCGGCGATGAGGCCGCACATGAGGTCGTCCGGCGTCTGCACGAAGCCCTTCGCAACGCGATCCTCGAGCACAGCGGGGAGGTTGTGCCCGGCGTGCTCCTCGGCGACGGGCTTCTTGCGACCTTCGCCTCGGCGAGCCAGGCGCTGGCGGCGGCCCTGGAGATACGCCGGAAGGCCGAGAGCCAGGGCGTGAGCCTGCACATTGGGCTGCACGCGGGGGACGTGATCCGGGAGGGCGCCGTGATCTCGGGAGGGGCCGTGAACATCGCCGCGCGCATTCGCGACGCCTGCCCTCCCGGGTCGATCCTCGCCTCCAGCACCGTGCGGGAGCTTGCGATGACTTCATCCGGGGCCGTATTCGAAGACCTTGGGATGCAGACGCTGCGGGGTATCGCCGAGCCGCGGCGGCTTTACGCCGTGCACCCGGCCTCGCAAAGACCCGCCTCCTATCCGGACAGGCTCTCCGAGCGCGAGGTAGAGGTCTTGAAGCTGCTCGCTGCCGGGCGCAGCAATCAGCAGATTGCGGACGAGCTGGTGATCAGCCTGAACACGGTCCTTCGCCACGTCAGCAACATCTACGCCAAGGTCGGCGCGGCTAACCGGGCGGACGCCGTCTCCTACGCGTACCGCCACGGGCTGGCGACGTGA